Proteins from one Flavobacterium sp. N2038 genomic window:
- a CDS encoding porin has product MKKVLHILAVMLTSSFAFAQEDSETSTSPATTWGGSADAYYKYDFSKQMNGLTSFTNSQDSFELGMASVEAGHTFGKASVFVDLGFGKRAGEFSYNETTDKDIDAKFLIKQLFFTYQITDKFKVVAGSFGTHIGYEVLDAVDNKNYSMSYAFSYGPFFNTGVKAQYTSGKFTAMFGITNPTDFKSAMDAGSSQKTYIGQVGYIGDTGSAYLNFTSGSSNPASDENKTQIDLVASKTLNDSFALGFNATYAKTKNDFDSALDGDWFSLVGYANYTFNPSLLLAYRMEYFDAKDAAPSLGTLTGSNVFANTVSLNYKVGKLTIIPELRYDAASEDIFLDKDALPTGGSFYALIATTYSF; this is encoded by the coding sequence ATGAAAAAAGTATTACACATTTTAGCCGTAATGTTAACGAGTTCTTTTGCTTTTGCCCAAGAAGATAGTGAAACGTCAACTTCTCCGGCAACAACCTGGGGCGGATCAGCAGATGCTTATTATAAATATGATTTTTCTAAACAAATGAATGGATTAACGAGCTTTACCAACTCTCAGGATTCATTTGAATTAGGAATGGCTTCTGTAGAGGCGGGGCATACTTTTGGAAAAGCTTCTGTTTTTGTAGATTTAGGATTCGGAAAGAGAGCAGGTGAGTTTTCATATAATGAAACAACAGATAAAGATATAGATGCTAAATTTTTAATTAAACAATTATTTTTTACGTATCAGATAACGGATAAATTCAAAGTAGTTGCCGGTAGTTTTGGAACACATATAGGATATGAAGTTTTAGATGCTGTAGATAATAAAAACTATAGTATGTCTTATGCTTTCTCTTACGGGCCATTTTTTAATACAGGAGTAAAAGCACAGTATACTTCGGGAAAATTTACAGCGATGTTTGGTATAACCAATCCAACAGACTTTAAATCAGCGATGGATGCCGGATCAAGCCAAAAAACATACATTGGGCAAGTCGGATATATTGGTGATACAGGAAGTGCTTATTTGAATTTTACATCAGGAAGTAGCAACCCGGCTTCAGATGAAAATAAAACACAGATAGATCTTGTGGCATCAAAAACGCTGAATGATTCATTTGCTTTAGGTTTTAATGCAACTTATGCAAAAACTAAGAATGATTTTGATAGCGCTTTAGATGGGGACTGGTTTTCATTGGTTGGATATGCAAACTATACATTTAATCCATCACTCTTACTGGCTTACAGAATGGAATATTTTGATGCCAAAGATGCTGCTCCGAGTTTAGGGACGTTAACAGGTTCTAATGTTTTTGCCAATACTGTTTCTTTAAATTATAAAGTTGGAAAATTGACTATAATACCAGAATTAAGATATGATGCGGCATCTGAAGATATCTTTTTAGACAAAGATGCATTGCCAACAGGAGGTTCGTTCTATGCCTTAATTGCTACAACATACTCTTTCTAG
- a CDS encoding PAS domain-containing protein translates to MKSKTLLITLVYIIISLFMAIVCHKILTTYFSDVKYFYVFFIKDIFFILTTAVFFKYIVSKNEVKNETVFEKLKETNEEIKESNEKYDIVAKATSDTIWDWKIQEDNINWNKGIESVFGYNPADVGKTSKWWFDKIHPEDSIRMSIKLYSFIEQKTEKWQDQYRFRCADGTYKYVLDRGFLLKDENGRAIRMIGAIQDITKQKEEEQRLKLLETVITQSKDSILITEANSLDRKIPKIVYVNPAFSHMSGYLSHEIIGKSPNIFKGPKSDSEELKKLLRAIKNEEECLIETISYTKKKEEFWVRFSMIPIFNNEGEISHWISIQRDITEEKKLETEKEHLIRELTQNNKDLKQFSYITSHNLRAPLSNLIGLLNLIEDIPIENPELEEILTGFTKSTHLLNETINDLVKVIIIKDNPSMQKEEVSLKEVFENVFSQLSFQIELHKPIIKLKFDKVPLLNTNKAYIESILLNLLTNSIKYKSENRKLKISITAEQIDNKSILTFKDNGIGIDLERNRDKVFGLYQRFHNYPDSKGLGLYLVKSQVETMGGIITIESEVNKGTTFTITFKN, encoded by the coding sequence ATGAAAAGTAAAACTCTCTTAATTACTCTGGTCTATATTATCATATCGTTATTTATGGCAATAGTCTGTCATAAAATACTTACCACTTATTTTTCAGACGTAAAATATTTCTATGTTTTCTTCATTAAAGACATTTTTTTTATTTTAACTACAGCAGTATTTTTCAAGTACATAGTTTCAAAAAATGAAGTAAAAAACGAAACCGTTTTTGAAAAACTGAAAGAAACCAACGAAGAAATCAAAGAATCAAACGAAAAATATGATATTGTAGCAAAAGCAACAAGTGATACCATTTGGGACTGGAAAATTCAGGAAGACAACATAAACTGGAATAAAGGAATAGAAAGTGTTTTTGGCTACAATCCTGCCGATGTTGGAAAGACCTCAAAATGGTGGTTTGACAAAATTCACCCTGAAGACAGCATCAGAATGTCAATCAAATTATATTCTTTTATTGAGCAAAAAACCGAAAAATGGCAAGATCAATACCGTTTTAGATGTGCTGACGGAACTTACAAATATGTTTTAGACAGAGGTTTTTTATTAAAAGACGAAAACGGCAGAGCCATCAGAATGATTGGAGCTATTCAGGATATTACCAAACAAAAAGAAGAAGAACAGCGATTAAAACTTTTAGAAACTGTAATCACACAATCAAAAGATTCTATTTTAATTACCGAAGCTAATTCGCTTGACAGAAAAATTCCGAAGATTGTCTACGTAAATCCTGCTTTTTCGCATATGTCAGGTTATTTATCTCATGAAATAATAGGAAAATCTCCTAATATTTTCAAAGGCCCCAAATCAGACTCAGAAGAGTTAAAAAAATTATTACGAGCTATCAAAAACGAAGAAGAATGCTTAATTGAAACCATTAGCTATACCAAGAAAAAAGAAGAATTCTGGGTTCGCTTTTCAATGATTCCAATTTTTAACAATGAAGGAGAAATTTCGCATTGGATCTCCATACAGAGAGATATTACAGAAGAAAAGAAATTAGAAACAGAAAAGGAACATTTAATTCGAGAACTAACTCAAAACAACAAAGACTTAAAGCAATTCTCCTACATTACATCTCACAATTTACGCGCTCCTTTATCTAATCTGATAGGTCTTTTAAACCTTATAGAAGACATTCCAATCGAAAATCCGGAGCTTGAGGAAATACTTACCGGCTTTACCAAATCGACACATTTGCTAAACGAAACCATTAATGACCTGGTAAAAGTTATCATCATTAAAGACAATCCTTCGATGCAAAAAGAAGAGGTTTCACTAAAAGAAGTCTTCGAAAATGTTTTTAGTCAGCTATCTTTTCAAATTGAACTACACAAACCGATCATTAAACTTAAATTTGACAAAGTTCCATTATTAAACACAAACAAGGCATATATAGAAAGTATTTTACTTAATTTACTAACCAACTCAATAAAATACAAATCAGAAAACAGGAAGTTGAAAATTTCTATTACCGCAGAACAGATAGACAACAAATCAATATTAACTTTTAAGGATAATGGAATAGGAATTGACTTAGAAAGAAATCGCGACAAAGTTTTTGGATTATACCAGAGATTCCACAATTACCCTGACAGTAAAGGACTTGGATTATATCTTGTAAAATCACAAGTTGAAACCATGGGAGGAATAATCACTATTGAAAGCGAAGTCAACAAAGGAACTACTTTTACCATAACATTTAAAAACTAA
- a CDS encoding N-acetylmuramoyl-L-alanine amidase: MAKRLFSYLTLAIIITSCSTNPYKSTEKAYDQQLKTLENQITSKDPQPIPAISPVVIDTTYAQQLGIVKDTLSKTGSTLLLNGINTEWIGTVNFNLRKPSFIIIHHTAQDSLKQTINTFTKTKTQVSAHYIISENGKVVQMLNDYLRAWHAGASTWGKNTDINSSSIGIELDNNGFKPFTETQISSLVALLTKLKKDYNIPTQNILGHSDIAPGRKQDPSALFPWKTLAEKGFGIWPDEVLEEAPFDFKIEPALRIIGYNTKNLSAAIQAFKLHYIQTDVTSVLDRKTIDTIYSIYKKQVQ; encoded by the coding sequence ATGGCAAAAAGACTTTTTAGTTATTTGACTTTAGCAATTATTATAACTTCTTGCTCAACAAATCCATACAAAAGCACTGAAAAAGCTTACGATCAACAGCTTAAAACATTAGAAAATCAAATTACTAGCAAAGATCCGCAACCTATTCCTGCTATTAGCCCCGTAGTTATTGATACAACTTATGCTCAACAACTTGGGATTGTAAAAGACACACTATCTAAAACAGGTTCAACTCTTTTACTTAATGGTATAAATACAGAATGGATTGGAACTGTTAATTTCAACCTGAGAAAACCCAGCTTTATTATTATTCATCATACAGCCCAGGATTCTCTAAAGCAAACTATAAATACATTTACAAAAACCAAAACACAGGTTAGTGCACACTATATAATTTCTGAAAACGGAAAAGTGGTTCAGATGTTAAACGATTATTTAAGAGCCTGGCACGCGGGAGCATCTACCTGGGGAAAAAATACAGATATTAATTCCAGCTCAATAGGTATTGAACTTGACAATAACGGTTTCAAACCTTTTACTGAGACACAAATAAGCAGTTTAGTTGCTCTTTTGACAAAGTTGAAAAAAGATTACAACATTCCAACTCAAAATATACTAGGTCATTCTGATATTGCTCCCGGAAGAAAACAAGATCCAAGTGCTTTGTTTCCATGGAAAACTTTAGCTGAAAAAGGATTTGGAATCTGGCCGGATGAAGTTTTAGAAGAAGCTCCCTTTGATTTTAAAATTGAGCCCGCTTTAAGAATTATTGGTTATAACACCAAAAATCTTTCGGCAGCGATTCAAGCTTTCAAATTGCATTATATTCAAACTGACGTAACTTCAGTTTTAGATAGAAAAACAATAGATACTATTTATTCCATTTATAAAAAACAAGTTCAATAA
- the typA gene encoding translational GTPase TypA, whose product MESIRNIAIIAHVDHGKTTLVDKIMYHCQLFRDNENTGDLILDNNDLERERGITITSKNVSVQYKGTKINIIDTPGHADFGGEVERVLNMADGVCLLVDAFEGPMPQTRFVLQKAIDLGLKPCVVINKVDKENCTPEEVHEKVFDLMFELGATEEQLDFPTVYGSAKNNWMSDDWKNQTENIEPLLDMVIANVPAPKVSEGTPQMLITSLDFSAFTGRIAIGRLERGILKEGMPISLVKRDGAVTKSRIKELHTFEGLGRKKVTEVIAGDICAVVGIEGFEIGDTIADNENPEGLASIAIDEPTMSMLFTINDSPFFGKEGKFVTSRHIRERLTKELEKNLAMKLGETDSADKFMVFGRGVLHLSVLIETMRREGYELQIGQPQVIIKEIDGKKCEPIEELTIDLPENLSGRAVEFVTVRKGEMLSMETKGERMIIKFNIPSRGIIGLRNQLLTATAGEAIMSHRFIGYEPYKGEISGRNKGSLISMEKGKAIPYSIDKLQDRGKFFVEPNAEIYEGQVIGENSRGDDMCVNVTKEKKQSNVRSSGNDEKARIIPPIIFSLEEALEYIQKDEYVEVTPKSIRLRKIYLTETDRKRFKI is encoded by the coding sequence ATGGAATCTATTAGAAACATTGCAATTATTGCCCACGTCGATCACGGTAAAACCACTTTGGTTGATAAAATTATGTATCACTGTCAATTATTTCGTGACAACGAAAACACAGGTGATTTAATTCTTGATAATAACGATTTAGAGCGAGAGAGAGGTATTACTATTACTTCTAAGAACGTATCAGTTCAATATAAAGGAACAAAAATCAATATTATTGACACTCCTGGCCACGCGGATTTTGGAGGTGAAGTTGAACGTGTACTAAACATGGCCGATGGTGTATGTTTGCTAGTGGATGCTTTTGAAGGTCCAATGCCACAAACGCGTTTCGTACTACAAAAAGCTATCGATCTAGGATTGAAACCTTGTGTAGTTATCAACAAAGTAGATAAAGAAAACTGTACTCCTGAAGAAGTTCACGAAAAAGTTTTCGACTTAATGTTTGAATTAGGTGCTACTGAGGAGCAATTAGATTTCCCAACGGTTTACGGTTCTGCTAAAAACAATTGGATGTCTGATGATTGGAAAAATCAAACAGAAAACATTGAGCCTTTATTAGACATGGTTATTGCTAATGTTCCTGCTCCTAAAGTATCAGAAGGTACTCCGCAAATGTTAATTACATCTCTTGATTTCTCTGCTTTTACTGGACGTATCGCTATTGGTCGTTTAGAAAGAGGTATTTTGAAAGAGGGTATGCCAATATCTTTAGTAAAAAGAGATGGTGCTGTAACGAAATCAAGAATCAAAGAATTACACACTTTTGAAGGTCTTGGACGTAAAAAAGTTACGGAAGTAATTGCTGGTGATATTTGTGCTGTAGTTGGTATTGAAGGTTTTGAAATTGGTGACACTATTGCTGATAACGAAAACCCAGAAGGTTTAGCTTCTATTGCTATTGATGAGCCTACAATGAGTATGTTGTTTACAATTAACGATTCACCTTTCTTTGGTAAAGAAGGTAAATTTGTAACTTCTCGTCACATTAGAGAAAGATTGACAAAAGAATTAGAGAAAAACTTAGCTATGAAGTTAGGTGAAACTGATTCTGCAGATAAATTCATGGTTTTTGGCCGTGGAGTACTTCACTTATCTGTTCTTATTGAAACAATGAGAAGAGAAGGTTATGAGTTGCAAATTGGTCAGCCACAAGTTATCATCAAAGAAATTGATGGTAAAAAATGTGAGCCAATTGAGGAATTAACAATCGATTTACCAGAAAATCTTTCAGGTAGAGCAGTTGAGTTCGTAACAGTTCGTAAAGGTGAAATGTTGAGTATGGAGACTAAAGGTGAGCGTATGATTATTAAATTTAATATTCCATCTCGTGGAATTATTGGTTTAAGAAATCAATTACTTACAGCTACTGCTGGTGAGGCTATTATGTCACACCGTTTCATTGGATATGAGCCTTACAAAGGAGAAATTTCAGGACGTAACAAAGGATCATTGATCTCTATGGAAAAAGGAAAAGCTATTCCTTATTCTATCGATAAATTACAAGATCGTGGTAAGTTTTTTGTTGAACCAAATGCTGAAATTTACGAAGGTCAGGTAATTGGAGAAAACTCTCGTGGTGATGATATGTGTGTAAACGTAACTAAAGAGAAAAAACAATCTAACGTTCGTTCATCTGGAAATGATGAAAAAGCAAGAATTATCCCTCCGATTATTTTCTCATTAGAGGAAGCTTTAGAGTATATTCAGAAAGATGAATATGTAGAGGTTACTCCAAAATCTATTCGTTTAAGAAAGATTTATTTAACTGAAACAGACAGAAAAAGATTTAAAATCTAA
- the rimO gene encoding 30S ribosomal protein S12 methylthiotransferase RimO, translating into MRTKSLKKNKINVITLGCSKNVYDSEVLMGQLRANGKEVEHEAPAEKEGNIIVINTCGFIDNAKAESVNMILEYADKKDKGLVDKVFVTGCLSERYRPDLEKEIPNVDQYFGTTELPQLLKALGADYKHELLGERLTTTPKNYAYLKIAEGCDRPCSFCAIPLMRGSHVSQPIEKLVKEAQGLAKNGVKELILIAQDLTYYGLDIYKKRNLAELLEELAKVEGIEWIRLHYAYPTGFPMDVLELMKREPKICNYIDIPLQHISDSILKSMRRGTTQAKTTQLLKDFRAAVPGMAIRTTLIVGYPGETQEDFEILKDFVQEMKFDRMGCFAYSHEENTHAYLLEDNVPDDVKQARANEIMELQSQISWDLNQEKIGHVYKCIIDRKEGAHFVGRTEFDSPDVDNEVLIDASKHYVKTGEFVNIKIIEATEFDLYGEPA; encoded by the coding sequence ATGAGAACCAAGTCTTTAAAAAAGAACAAAATTAACGTCATCACTCTTGGGTGTTCGAAAAATGTATATGACAGTGAAGTCCTTATGGGGCAGCTGCGTGCTAATGGAAAAGAAGTTGAACATGAAGCGCCTGCAGAAAAAGAAGGAAACATTATCGTAATAAACACTTGTGGCTTTATTGACAACGCAAAAGCGGAGTCTGTAAACATGATTTTGGAATATGCTGATAAAAAAGACAAAGGTCTTGTTGATAAAGTTTTTGTAACAGGATGTTTATCTGAGCGTTACAGACCAGATTTAGAAAAAGAAATTCCGAATGTAGATCAATATTTTGGGACAACAGAATTACCTCAACTATTAAAAGCATTAGGAGCAGATTATAAACACGAACTTTTAGGAGAACGTTTAACTACAACTCCAAAAAACTACGCTTATCTTAAAATTGCCGAAGGTTGTGACCGACCTTGTAGTTTTTGTGCAATTCCTTTAATGAGAGGCTCTCACGTTTCTCAGCCAATTGAAAAACTGGTAAAAGAAGCACAAGGCTTAGCTAAAAATGGCGTAAAAGAATTAATCTTAATTGCTCAGGATTTAACTTATTATGGTCTTGACATTTACAAAAAGAGAAATCTTGCTGAACTTTTAGAAGAATTGGCAAAAGTTGAAGGTATAGAATGGATTCGCTTGCATTATGCTTATCCAACTGGTTTTCCAATGGACGTTTTAGAATTGATGAAACGCGAACCTAAAATTTGTAATTATATTGATATTCCACTACAACATATTTCAGATTCTATCTTAAAATCAATGCGCAGAGGAACAACTCAGGCAAAGACCACACAATTATTAAAAGATTTTCGCGCTGCTGTTCCGGGAATGGCAATACGAACTACATTAATTGTTGGATATCCAGGGGAAACACAAGAAGATTTTGAAATACTGAAAGATTTTGTTCAGGAAATGAAATTTGACAGAATGGGATGTTTTGCGTATTCTCATGAAGAAAACACTCACGCTTACTTATTAGAAGATAATGTTCCGGATGATGTTAAGCAAGCCAGAGCAAATGAAATCATGGAACTGCAATCGCAAATTTCATGGGATTTAAATCAGGAAAAAATTGGACATGTTTACAAATGTATCATTGACAGAAAAGAAGGTGCTCATTTTGTAGGCAGAACAGAATTTGACAGCCCTGATGTTGATAACGAAGTTTTGATTGATGCTTCTAAACATTACGTTAAAACAGGCGAATTTGTTAATATCAAGATAATTGAGGCTACAGAATTTGATTTATACGGAGAACCTGCTTAA
- the rpsT gene encoding 30S ribosomal protein S20 — protein MANHKSALKRIRSNEKRRVLNRYQHKTTRNAIKALRIATDKADAAAKLSTVISMIDKLAKKNIIHDNKASNLKSKLTKHVAKL, from the coding sequence ATGGCAAATCATAAGTCAGCATTAAAAAGAATCAGAAGTAACGAAAAAAGAAGAGTTCTTAACAGATATCAACATAAGACTACTCGTAACGCTATCAAAGCATTAAGAATAGCTACTGATAAAGCTGATGCTGCTGCAAAATTATCAACTGTAATCTCTATGATTGATAAATTAGCTAAAAAGAACATCATTCACGATAATAAAGCTTCTAACTTGAAGTCTAAATTAACGAAACATGTTGCTAAATTGTAA
- a CDS encoding OmpP1/FadL family transporter yields the protein MKKIFFLLITGLTVSVSYSQEVSDAMRYAQDNLTGTARFRAMSGAFGALGGDLSAITVNPAGSAVFSNNQIGITFSNQNIKNNSNYFGTNTSDKENSFILNQAGGVFVFHDHNPNNNWKKIAIGATYENTNNFNNEIFSAGTNPRNSVDKYFLAYANGIPLGDITGIPYRDMFYDEQQAYFGYKGYIINPVNPNDSNNTQYTSAVPAGGNYYQENDVYTSGYNSKLSFNISTSFKDRLFLGANLNAHITDYRRSSSFYEDNSNPLEPGETISNLRFNNDLHTYGNGFSFQLGAIVKATEALRLGVTYESNTWYELYDEVAQSLSTTRQADGGQSKNEFVNPNIINVYDSYTLQTPGKFTFSGAYVFGKSGLISVDYAIKDYGSTKYKPTNDPGFKGLNNDMSNQLTTNGELRIGAEYKIDRLSLRGGYRFEGSPYKNKTTIGDLNSYSAGLGYSFGATKIDLAYSYLERKTNQGFFERGFTDGANIQSKLNNVTMTLLFEL from the coding sequence ATGAAAAAAATATTCTTCCTACTTATAACAGGACTAACTGTTAGCGTCTCATATTCTCAGGAAGTATCTGATGCCATGAGATATGCACAAGATAACCTAACAGGAACTGCCCGATTCAGAGCAATGAGTGGTGCATTCGGAGCACTTGGAGGTGATTTATCTGCTATAACAGTTAATCCTGCAGGATCTGCTGTATTTTCTAACAATCAGATCGGAATTACTTTTAGCAATCAAAACATAAAAAATAATTCCAATTATTTTGGAACCAACACCTCTGATAAGGAAAATTCTTTTATACTAAATCAAGCTGGTGGTGTTTTTGTTTTTCATGACCATAACCCTAATAACAATTGGAAAAAAATTGCTATTGGAGCTACTTATGAAAACACAAACAACTTCAATAATGAAATCTTTTCAGCCGGAACTAATCCACGAAATTCAGTTGACAAATACTTTTTAGCATATGCTAATGGAATTCCTTTGGGTGATATCACAGGTATTCCATACAGAGACATGTTCTATGACGAACAACAAGCCTATTTTGGATATAAAGGATATATAATTAATCCCGTTAACCCAAATGACAGCAATAACACTCAATACACTTCGGCCGTTCCTGCTGGCGGTAACTATTATCAGGAAAATGATGTTTACACAAGTGGCTATAACAGTAAATTGAGTTTCAATATTTCTACCTCATTTAAAGACAGACTTTTTTTAGGAGCAAACCTAAATGCTCATATTACAGACTATAGAAGATCCAGTAGTTTCTACGAAGACAATAGCAATCCTTTAGAACCTGGAGAAACAATATCTAATCTTCGTTTTAATAATGATCTACATACTTATGGAAATGGGTTTTCTTTTCAATTAGGAGCAATCGTAAAAGCAACTGAAGCTTTGAGACTTGGCGTAACTTACGAATCTAATACATGGTATGAACTTTACGACGAAGTAGCACAAAGCTTATCAACAACCAGACAAGCAGACGGAGGACAATCAAAAAATGAATTTGTAAATCCAAACATTATAAATGTTTACGACTCTTATACCTTGCAAACTCCGGGAAAATTTACTTTTAGTGGCGCTTATGTATTTGGAAAATCAGGACTTATTAGTGTTGACTATGCAATCAAAGATTACGGAAGCACAAAATACAAACCAACAAACGATCCTGGCTTTAAAGGATTAAATAACGACATGAGCAACCAATTGACAACAAATGGCGAACTAAGAATTGGTGCTGAATACAAAATTGACAGATTAAGCCTTCGAGGAGGATACCGTTTTGAAGGAAGCCCATATAAAAACAAAACCACAATTGGCGACCTAAATAGTTATTCTGCAGGTTTAGGATATAGTTTTGGAGCAACTAAAATAGATTTAGCTTACTCTTATTTGGAAAGAAAAACCAATCAGGGATTTTTTGAAAGAGGGTTCACTGATGGTGCTAACATCCAATCAAAACTAAACAATGTAACAATGACTTTATTATTTGAATTGTAA
- the proS gene encoding proline--tRNA ligase: MSKNLTTRSEDYSKWYNELVVKADLAENSGVRGCMVIKPYGYAIWEKMQAELDRMFKETGHQNAYFPLFVPKSMFEAEEKNAEGFAKECAIVTHYRLKNDPDKPGKLMVDPNAKLEEELIVRPTSEAIIWSTYKRWVQSYRDLPLLINQWANVVRWEMRTRLFLRTAEFLWQEGHTAHATKEEAVEEAEKMMNIYADFAQNFLAIPVIKGFKTETERFAGADETYCIEALMQDGKALQAGTSHFLGQNFAKAFDVKFANVDGKQEHVWGTSWGVTTRLIGALIMTHSDDQGLVLPPNLAPIQVVIVPIHKTDEQLAEITAAVTELIAKFRKLKISVKYDDRTTQKPGFKFAEWELKGVPVRIAVGPKDLENGTFEVARRDTLTKEVVSADGIVNYINDLLEQIQEDLFKKALDYRNTHITEVNNFEEFKEILDGKGGFVSAHWDGTAATEEKIKDLTKATIRCIPLDAVEEAGVCVFTGNPSSKRVLFAKAY, from the coding sequence ATGAGTAAGAACCTCACTACAAGATCAGAAGATTATTCAAAATGGTATAATGAACTGGTTGTAAAAGCAGATCTAGCTGAAAACTCGGGAGTTAGAGGATGTATGGTTATTAAACCTTACGGATATGCTATTTGGGAAAAAATGCAGGCGGAGTTAGATCGAATGTTTAAAGAAACAGGCCATCAAAATGCATACTTTCCTTTATTCGTGCCAAAAAGCATGTTTGAAGCGGAAGAAAAAAATGCAGAAGGATTTGCAAAAGAATGTGCTATTGTAACACATTATAGATTAAAAAACGATCCTGATAAACCAGGAAAGCTTATGGTTGATCCTAATGCGAAACTGGAGGAGGAGCTTATCGTTCGTCCGACCAGTGAGGCTATTATTTGGTCTACATATAAACGTTGGGTGCAGTCTTATAGAGATTTACCTTTGTTGATTAATCAATGGGCAAATGTAGTGCGTTGGGAAATGCGTACACGCTTGTTTTTAAGAACGGCGGAGTTTTTATGGCAAGAAGGACACACTGCGCATGCTACAAAAGAAGAGGCGGTAGAAGAAGCAGAAAAAATGATGAATATTTATGCTGATTTTGCGCAAAACTTTTTAGCGATTCCTGTTATTAAAGGGTTTAAAACTGAAACGGAACGTTTTGCTGGTGCAGATGAAACCTATTGTATAGAGGCTTTGATGCAGGATGGAAAAGCTTTGCAGGCAGGGACTTCTCACTTTTTGGGACAAAACTTTGCAAAAGCTTTTGATGTGAAATTTGCAAATGTTGATGGAAAGCAAGAGCATGTTTGGGGAACTTCTTGGGGGGTTACAACTCGTTTGATTGGAGCGCTGATCATGACGCACTCTGATGATCAGGGATTGGTATTGCCTCCAAATTTGGCACCAATACAAGTAGTGATTGTTCCGATTCATAAAACAGATGAGCAATTAGCTGAAATTACAGCTGCAGTAACTGAATTGATTGCTAAATTTAGAAAACTGAAGATTTCTGTTAAGTATGACGACAGAACTACTCAAAAGCCAGGGTTTAAATTTGCAGAATGGGAATTGAAAGGTGTTCCTGTTAGAATTGCAGTTGGGCCAAAAGATTTAGAAAATGGAACTTTTGAAGTAGCCAGACGCGATACTTTGACAAAAGAAGTGGTTTCTGCAGACGGAATTGTAAATTACATAAATGATCTTTTAGAGCAGATTCAGGAAGACTTATTTAAGAAGGCGTTGGACTATCGAAATACTCATATTACGGAAGTGAATAATTTTGAGGAGTTTAAGGAAATTTTAGATGGAAAAGGAGGGTTTGTATCGGCTCATTGGGATGGTACTGCAGCGACCGAAGAAAAGATAAAAGATTTGACAAAAGCGACAATTCGTTGTATTCCTCTGGATGCTGTTGAAGAGGCGGGAGTCTGTGTGTTTACTGGGAATCCTTCGTCTAAAAGAGTGCTTTTTGCTAAGGCATATTAA
- a CDS encoding response regulator: MLEQILCIDDDPITLMLCKKVISKSEFSNEIITAQNGEEALHHFNTLKYTNDKNKINKKPQLIFLDLNMPVMGGWEFLDHFTSTDYAEFNSVNVIVLSSTIDPEDLAKAKKYPIIIDFLSKPITQQMLEYLKKKINL; this comes from the coding sequence ATGCTTGAGCAGATCTTGTGCATCGACGACGATCCAATTACGTTAATGCTATGCAAAAAAGTAATTTCAAAATCGGAATTTTCGAATGAAATTATCACAGCTCAAAATGGAGAGGAAGCACTCCATCATTTTAATACTTTAAAATACACCAACGATAAAAATAAAATAAATAAAAAACCACAGCTTATTTTTCTGGACCTAAACATGCCTGTCATGGGAGGATGGGAATTTTTAGACCATTTCACTTCTACTGACTACGCCGAATTTAACTCCGTAAATGTTATTGTATTATCTTCTACAATTGACCCTGAAGATTTAGCCAAAGCAAAAAAATACCCCATAATAATTGATTTTCTCTCAAAACCAATCACACAGCAAATGCTGGAATATCTTAAAAAGAAAATAAATCTTTAG